In Pan troglodytes isolate AG18354 chromosome 21, NHGRI_mPanTro3-v2.0_pri, whole genome shotgun sequence, one genomic interval encodes:
- the TP53INP2 gene encoding tumor protein p53-inducible nuclear protein 2: protein MFQRLTSLFFSTPSPPEDPDCPRAFVSEEDEVDGWLIIDLPDSFAAPPSPGAASAPAGRPPPAPSLMDESWFVTPPACFTAEGPGLGPARLQSSPLEDLLIEHPSMSVYVTGSTIVLEPGPPSPLPDAALPDGDLSEGELTPARREPRAARHAAPLPARAALLEKAGQVRRLQRARQRAERHALSAKAVQRQNRARESRPRRSKNQSSFIYQPCQRQFNY, encoded by the exons ATGTTCCAGCGCCTCACCAGCCTCTTCTTCAGCACCCCCTCGCCCCCCGAAGACCCCGACTGCCCCCGCGCCTTCGTGTCGGAGGAGGATGAAGTGGATGGCTGGCTCATCATTGACCTGCCGG ACAGCTTCGCGGCTCCACCCAGCCCCGGGGCCGCCTCTGCCCCCGCGGGCCGCCCTCCGCCCGCGCCCTCCTTGATGGACGAGAGCTGGTTTGTTACCCCTCCCGCCTGTTTTACGGCAGAGGGGCCTGGACTCGGTCCCGCCCGCCTCCAGAGCAGTCCCCTGGAGGACCTCCTCATCGAGCACCCCAGCATGTCCGTTTACGTCACCGGCAGCACCATAGTGCTAGAGCCCGGGCCCCCTTCCCCGCTCCCGGACGCGGCCCTGCCTGACGGCGACCTCAGCGAAGG GGAATTGACGCCCGCCCGCCGCGAGCCGCGGGCCGCGCGCCACGCCGCTCCTCTCCCAGCGCGGGCGGCGCTGCTGGAGAAGGcgggccaggtgcggcggctgcAGCGGGCCCGGCAGCGGGCAGAGCGCCACGCGCTGAGCGCCAAGGCGGTGCAGCGGCAGAACCGAGCCCGCGAGAGCCGTCCGCGCCGGTCCAAGAACCAGAGCAGCTTCATCTACCAGCCGTGCCAGCGCCAGTTCAACTACTGA